Proteins from a genomic interval of Zingiber officinale cultivar Zhangliang chromosome 1B, Zo_v1.1, whole genome shotgun sequence:
- the LOC121969624 gene encoding aspartic proteinase nepenthesin-1-like, which yields MANVLYLFFIMLMLVENPTASSTSGGGFRLTLTHVDSAAAAGSSFTLAERIQRAVRRSYSRKRAIEAKRNVVVPVSYGGELEYLVSFGIGSPALPVTAILDTGSDLIWTQCVPCFESIPQPSPFYNSFESSSFSRIPCSNPFCSESISIFSSCASSQGDLCFYLAGYGDNTRSRGLLATEKLSFDDGSSIAGVIFGCGFWNNGTLSNSTGIVGMGRGRFSLPAQLNPPRFSYCFTSINSSATSHLFLGTKASLGGGNRGGGGGSIGSTPFIPSPPNPSFYYLSLIGISLGGTRLPIPPSAFQLNPDGSNGTIIDSGTFLTILNQPGYDVLRKELIKQARLPLAESPGFDLCFSLKKRKSAPRMPELVFHFDGADMRFQRDKYMIYEPEEGLFCSAIAGTDGISILGNYQQQDMHILYDLKANMLSFVPANCDRF from the coding sequence ATGGCTAACGTGCTCTACCTCTTCTTTATCATGCTTATGCTGGTTGAGAATCCTACTGCCTCTTCCACCTCCGGCGGCGGGTTTCGACTCACTCTCACCCACGTGGACTCCGCCGCCGCCGCAGGCTCTTCATTCACCTTGGCGGAGAGAATCCAACGCGCCGTCCGCCGGAGCTACTCCCGGAAGAGGGCCATCGAGGCCAAGCGCAACGTCGTGGTTCCTGTCAGCTACGGAGGTGAATTGGAGTACCTAGTCAGCTTCGGCATTGGTTCCCCGGCGCTCCCTGTCACGGCCATCCTCGACACCGGCAGCGACCTCATTTGGACGCAGTGCGTCCCCTGCTTCGAGAGCATCCCGCAGCCAAGCCCCTTCTACAATTCCTTCGAGTCCTCCTCCTTCTCCCGGATCCCCTGCTCCAACCCCTTCTGCAGTGAGAGCATCTCGATCTTCAGTTCTTGCGCTTCCTCCCAAGGCGACCTGTGCTTCTACTTGGCCGGATACGGGGACAACACTCGCAGCAGAGGCTTACTCGCGACGGAGAAGCTCAGTTTTGACGATGGCTCGTCGATCGCCGGTGTCATATTCGGGTGCGGATTTTGGAACAACGGCACGCTGTCGAACTCCACCGGCATCGTCGGCATGGGCCGAGGCCGATTCTCGTTGCCGGCGCAGTTGAATCCTCCCAGATTCTCCTACTGTTTCACCTCGATCAATAGCTCCGCCACCAGCCATCTCTTCTTGGGTACCAAGGCCAGCCTGGGAGGAGGAAACAGAGGAGGAGGCGGAGGCTCAATTGGGAGCACGCCGTTTATCCCCAGCCCCCCAAATCCCTCTTTTTACTACCTCTCCTTGATCGGAATCTCGTTGGGCGGGACTCGGCTCCCTATTCCGCCGAGCGCCTTCCAGCTGAATCCCGACGGCTCCAACGGGACGATCATCGACTCCGGCACCTTCCTAACAATATTGAACCAGCCTGGGTATGACGTACTTAGGAAAGAGTTGATCAAGCAGGCGCGGTTGCCGTTGGCGGAGTCACCGGGCTTCGATCTGTGCTTTTCATTGAAGAAACGGAAGTCAGCTCCCCGAATGCCGGAGCTGGTGTTCCACTTCGACGGCGCCGACATGCGTTTTCAGCGGGATAAGTACATGATATATGAACCGGAGGAGGGATTGTTTTGCTCGGCGATCGCGGGAACGGACGGCATATCAATCTTGGGCAACTACCAGCAGCAGGACATGCACATCCTCTACGATCTCAAAGCCAACATGCTTTCCTTCGTCCCGGCCAACTGCGACCGGTTCTGA